A genomic region of Metopolophium dirhodum isolate CAU chromosome 1, ASM1992520v1, whole genome shotgun sequence contains the following coding sequences:
- the LOC132934758 gene encoding gametogenetin-like, whose protein sequence is MTIGKMKNVPKCFERATNVTEKICARLVQIVVDGGTDPSNITTERNSDDLRPPFLRGLYNRQIRLRAGNDNCPRRNNACNRNPQQQNNRPANRGRQPIWGDQEGPRLPPLRLVFRDPSLAQSAAQQTPSRIPVPCPCRPEQPRRQDRPVDLYAGSRLPVPNRPGQAPPRIPRNNDRRGNCDMPAARPCPPAARPCPPAPRPCPSAPRPCPPPAPSCDRRGTYDAQPPPCGDQNSRRCTFNAQPEARDSCAQDIRRGTYDVSQPFVAPQCSRRSSCNAPQPQPTNCGGVGAGNASGSFTMTGTIQLDGFQGLSPVRPPAPRDRSSSCSRVTDGGINAFIDNPVNFDTVAPRSMAVPGQPYVRIDETAGNTTPENWRQMIDNRSSIGSQGMGLPSPTYDDYRGSRGSSIDSSRLQRWSSSDRQSRPFGLDDSFAMSGASTPCDRPSRARSAAPDCGPLARKNQCRRDTFDRNTR, encoded by the coding sequence ATGACGATTGGCAAAATGAAAAACGTCCCAAAATGTTTCGAGCGAGCCACTAACGTGACGGAAAAAATATGTGCTCGACTTGTACAAATCGTCGTCGATGGAGGAACAGACCCATCAAATATTACTACCGAAAGAAATTCTGACGACTTACGCCCACCGTTTCTACGCGGACTGTATAATCGTCAAATACGGTTACGCGCCGGAAATGATAACTGCCCCAGACGAAACAATGCATGCAACAGAAATCCGCAGCAGCAAAACAATCGGCCGGCGAACAGGGGACGTCAGCCGATTTGGGGGGACCAGGAGGGCCCCCGGTTACCCCCGCTGCGGTTGGTGTTCCGGGATCCGAGCCTCGCACAATCCGCGGCCCAGCAGACGCCTTCCAGGATACCGGTCCCCTGTCCGTGCCGACCCGAACAGCCCAGGAGACAGGACCGGCCGGTGGACCTGTACGCCGGTTCCAGGTTGCCCGTGCCCAACCGACCCGGTCAGGCGCCGCCGCGGATACCCAGGAACAACGATCGGCGTGGCAACTGCGACATGCCAGCAGCGCGGCCTTGCCCGCCAGCAGCGCGCCCTTGCCCGCCAGCACCGCGGCCATGCCCCTCAGCACCGCGGCCGTGTCCCCCACCCGCCCCTTCGTGCGACCGGCGTGGCACTTACGACGCACAGCCGCCTCCGTGCGGTGATCAAAATTCCCGGCGGTGCACTTTCAATGCGCAGCCCGAAGCGCGCGACAGCTGCGCTCAGGACATCCGGCGGGGCACTTACGACGTGTCGCAGCCGTTCGTTGCGCCCCAATGCAGTCGGCGGAGCTCTTGCAACGCGCCGCAGCCACAGCCGACCAACTGCGGTGGTGTGGGGGCAGGCAACGCGTCGGGTTCGTTCACGATGACCGGCACCATCCAGCTGGACGGGTTCCAGGGACTGTCGCCGGTGCGGCCGCCAGCGCCGCGTGACCGGTCGTCGTCGTGTAGCAGAGTGACCGACGGCGGAATCAACGCCTTCATCGACAACCCAGTCAACTTCGACACGGTGGCGCCGCGTTCGATGGCCGTGCCCGGGCAGCCGTACGTGCGCATCGATGAGACGGCCGGGAACACGACGCCCGAAAATTGGCGCCAGATGATTGACAACCGCAGCTCGATTGGCTCGCAAGGGATGGGCCTGCCGAGTCCCACGTACGACGATTACCGTGGTTCGCGTGGCTCGTCCATCGACTCGTCGAGGCTGCAACGGTGGTCGTCGTCCGACCGTCAGTCTCGGCCGTTCGGCCTCGACGATTCGTTCGCCATGAGCGGCGCGTCGACGCCGTGCGATCGGCCGTCCAGGGCCAGGTCCGCGGCACCCGATTGCGGCCCACTGGCCCGCAAGAACCAATGCAGACGCGACACTTTTGACCGGAACACCCGCTAG